In Polaromonas sp. JS666, one genomic interval encodes:
- the argF gene encoding ornithine carbamoyltransferase yields the protein MTKSATKATKSGAGESAEAKSTAARPIRHYLQFSDLNASEYAYLFERAAVIKKKFKAYEKHQPLADRTLAMIFEKASTRTRVSFEAGMYQLGGSVVHLTTGDSQLGRAEPIEDSAKVISRMVDLVMIRTFEQTKIDRFAEHSRVPVINGLTNEFHPCQILADIFTYIEHRGSILGKTVAWVGDGNNMANTWLQASEILGFKVHVSTPGGYEVDQSIAGIRSAESYQVFKDPMQACAGADLVTTDVWTSMGYEAENEARKKAFADWCVDADMMRAAKPDALFMHCLPAHRGEEVEADVIDGPQSVVWDEAENRMHVQKALMEFLLLGRVE from the coding sequence ATGACCAAGAGCGCGACCAAGGCAACGAAATCCGGGGCCGGCGAATCAGCCGAAGCGAAAAGCACCGCGGCCAGGCCCATCAGACACTACCTGCAGTTCAGCGACCTGAATGCCAGCGAATACGCCTACCTGTTCGAACGGGCGGCGGTCATCAAGAAAAAATTCAAGGCCTACGAAAAGCACCAGCCGCTGGCGGACCGCACGCTGGCAATGATTTTCGAAAAAGCCTCGACCCGCACCCGCGTCAGCTTTGAGGCCGGCATGTACCAGCTCGGTGGCAGCGTGGTGCACCTCACCACCGGCGACAGCCAGTTGGGCCGCGCCGAGCCGATTGAAGACAGCGCCAAGGTCATCAGCCGCATGGTCGACCTGGTGATGATCCGCACCTTCGAGCAGACCAAGATCGACCGCTTTGCCGAGCATTCGCGCGTGCCGGTCATCAACGGCCTGACCAACGAATTCCACCCCTGCCAGATCCTGGCGGACATCTTCACCTACATCGAGCACCGCGGCTCCATCCTGGGCAAGACTGTGGCCTGGGTGGGCGACGGCAACAACATGGCCAACACCTGGCTGCAGGCCAGCGAAATCCTGGGCTTCAAGGTGCATGTGAGCACACCTGGCGGCTATGAGGTCGACCAGTCCATTGCCGGTATCCGCTCGGCCGAAAGCTACCAGGTGTTCAAGGACCCGATGCAGGCCTGCGCCGGCGCCGACCTGGTCACCACCGATGTGTGGACCAGCATGGGCTATGAAGCCGAAAACGAAGCGCGCAAGAAAGCCTTTGCCGACTGGTGCGTCGATGCCGACATGATGCGGGCCGCCAAGCCCGATGCCCTGTTCATGCACTGCCTGCCCGCGCACCGCGGCGAAGAGGTCGAAGCCGACGTGATTGACGGGCCGCAGTCCGTGGTGTGGGACGAGGCGGAAAACAGGATGCACGTGCAGAAGGCACTCATGGAGTTCCTGCTGCTCGGACGGGTCGAATGA
- a CDS encoding LysR substrate-binding domain-containing protein: MAQIDRVLRSNIKLRHLQLMVALDQFRHLGRTAEFLSVSQPAVSKMLTEVESMLDLTLFERSTRGTVPTSSGQAIVRFARSVLAEYERTRDEIAAVASGAAGRTRVGAMVVAMPVLLAGAVKLLKQRSAQATVLVEEGDLTHLLPKLRLGELDLFVGRLEPGYAAPDLVTEALFNEPMKVVVRRGHALARRKTPGWADLAAMPCVLPPPWASLRVKIEQTFFRHGLNPPVDIVETSSFLVLSTFVQQREAAGFLARSVALHFEREGLFDILPIEVPIELPPIGLITVRGRRLTPSSEQLMDCLRLVAEDVHNEESQTPGQKSTRAAVLKPAQKLAKKGSKQASSARSARSAKATGA; encoded by the coding sequence ATGGCCCAGATTGACCGTGTCCTTCGCTCCAACATCAAACTGCGCCACCTGCAACTGATGGTGGCGCTGGACCAGTTTCGCCATCTGGGCCGAACGGCCGAGTTCCTGTCGGTCAGCCAGCCGGCCGTCTCGAAAATGCTCACCGAGGTCGAGAGCATGCTCGACCTGACGCTGTTTGAGCGCTCCACGCGCGGCACGGTTCCCACATCCAGCGGCCAGGCCATCGTGCGTTTTGCGCGCTCGGTGCTGGCGGAATACGAACGCACGCGCGATGAAATTGCAGCGGTGGCCAGCGGGGCGGCGGGCCGCACCCGCGTTGGTGCCATGGTGGTGGCCATGCCGGTCCTGCTGGCCGGTGCGGTCAAGTTGCTCAAGCAGCGTTCGGCGCAGGCCACGGTGCTGGTGGAGGAGGGCGACCTCACGCACCTGCTGCCCAAACTGCGCCTGGGCGAACTGGACCTGTTTGTCGGCCGGCTGGAGCCTGGCTACGCCGCGCCGGACCTGGTGACCGAGGCGCTGTTCAACGAACCGATGAAGGTGGTGGTCAGGCGCGGCCATGCCCTGGCGCGGCGCAAAACCCCGGGCTGGGCCGATCTGGCCGCCATGCCCTGCGTATTGCCGCCGCCCTGGGCTTCACTGCGTGTGAAGATCGAGCAGACTTTCTTTCGCCACGGGCTGAACCCGCCGGTCGATATTGTCGAGACCTCGTCCTTCCTGGTGCTCAGCACTTTTGTGCAGCAGCGCGAGGCGGCCGGTTTCCTGGCGCGCTCGGTGGCCCTGCACTTCGAGAGGGAGGGCCTGTTTGACATTTTGCCCATCGAGGTACCGATTGAGCTGCCCCCCATCGGCCTCATCACCGTGCGGGGGCGGCGGCTGACGCCGAGCAGTGAGCAATTGATGGACTGTTTGCGCCTGGTCGCCGAAGACGTTCACAACGAAGAGAGTCAGACGCCGGGCCAGAAATCGACACGGGCCGCGGTGCTTAAGCCGGCACAGAAGCTGGCAAAGAAAGGGAGCAAGCAAGCCAGTAGCGCCAGGAGTGCCAGGAGTGCCAAGGCAACTGGCGCGTGA
- a CDS encoding Bug family tripartite tricarboxylate transporter substrate binding protein — protein sequence MKISTLPAGVRRRELLIGAAATGVGALALMNPLRAQAQAYPDRPITFICPWPAGGTADQSMRALCQIAARVLGQSIAVENKAGASGMIGTKAMASARPDGYTIGQIPISVTRFSQLGTLQLDPLKDFTYLARTSGQTFGIAAPADSRFKSLQEVVAFAKANPGKLTYAHAGIGGATHVGMEEFALAAGVQFNHVPYKGGAEALQVVLGGHVDLLADSSSWAPHVEAGKLKLLATWGERRTARFKDAPTLRELGYNVVVDAPNGIGAPKGMDPAITQKLREAFRVAVASPEFKQVADKIDAPVLYLDGPDYEKYVASVYQKETVLIEKLKLRELMKS from the coding sequence ATGAAAATTTCCACCCTTCCCGCCGGGGTCAGGCGCCGCGAACTGCTCATCGGCGCCGCCGCTACGGGCGTCGGGGCACTGGCACTCATGAACCCCTTGCGCGCACAGGCGCAGGCCTATCCCGACCGGCCGATCACCTTCATCTGCCCCTGGCCGGCCGGCGGCACGGCGGACCAGTCCATGCGCGCACTGTGCCAGATCGCCGCGCGCGTGCTGGGCCAGTCCATCGCGGTTGAAAACAAGGCCGGCGCCTCCGGCATGATTGGCACCAAGGCCATGGCCTCTGCCAGGCCCGACGGCTACACCATCGGCCAGATACCGATTTCCGTCACGCGTTTCTCGCAGCTCGGCACACTGCAACTGGACCCGCTCAAGGATTTCACCTACCTGGCGCGCACCTCGGGCCAGACCTTCGGCATTGCCGCCCCGGCCGACTCGCGCTTCAAGTCGCTGCAGGAAGTCGTGGCTTTTGCCAAAGCCAACCCCGGCAAGCTGACCTATGCCCATGCGGGCATCGGCGGCGCCACGCACGTCGGCATGGAGGAGTTCGCCCTGGCGGCGGGCGTCCAGTTCAACCATGTGCCCTACAAGGGGGGTGCCGAAGCGCTGCAGGTGGTGCTCGGCGGCCATGTCGACCTGCTGGCCGACTCCAGTTCCTGGGCACCGCATGTCGAGGCCGGCAAGCTCAAGCTGCTGGCCACCTGGGGCGAACGGCGCACCGCACGCTTCAAGGATGCGCCCACGCTCAGGGAACTGGGCTACAACGTGGTGGTGGATGCGCCCAACGGCATCGGCGCCCCGAAAGGCATGGACCCGGCCATCACCCAGAAACTGCGCGAAGCGTTTCGCGTGGCCGTGGCCAGCCCCGAGTTCAAACAGGTCGCCGACAAGATCGATGCACCGGTGCTTTACCTGGACGGCCCGGACTACGAGAAGTATGTGGCCAGCGTCTACCAGAAAGAAACCGTGCTCATTGAAAAGCTCAAGCTCAGGGAATTGATGAAGAGCTGA
- a CDS encoding UxaA family hydrolase → MPSPTASPLIRLHANDNVLVAKTPLALGQALPEIDARARAQVPAGHKIAACRIAGGERIIKYDTVIGIAARDIEAGDHVHAHNLTLVNFERDPAFGQDVRPVEYVTDAERATFMGFVRPDGRVGTRNFIGILSSVNCSATVIKNIAAHFTPERLADFPHVDGVAAFAQTSGCGMSSPSEHFDVLRRTLAGYARHPNLAGVLIVGLGCERNQVASLVESQGLPESKLMRTLVMQEVGGTRVTIEAGIAAIREMLPEANAARRQPVPASHLKIGLECGGSDGFSGITANPALGAAMDILVRHGGTAILSETPEIHGVEYMLTRRAVTPEVGQKLLDRLAWWEHYTAGHNAQFNGVVGHGNQAGGLANIFEKSLGSAMKGGTTPLQAVYEYAEPIDRHGFVFMDSPGYDPVASTGQIASGANLICFTTGRGSMFGSKPAPTIKLASNTPMFTRLEEDMDLNCGAILDGKLDVPQMGQRIFEAILRHASGEPTKSEALGLGDHEFVPWHLGIVS, encoded by the coding sequence ATGCCTTCCCCCACCGCCAGTCCGCTGATCCGCCTGCACGCCAACGACAACGTGCTGGTGGCGAAGACCCCGCTCGCACTGGGCCAGGCGCTGCCGGAGATTGATGCGCGTGCGCGCGCCCAGGTGCCGGCCGGTCACAAGATCGCCGCCTGCCGCATCGCCGGGGGCGAGCGCATCATCAAGTACGACACCGTGATCGGCATCGCCGCGCGCGACATCGAGGCGGGCGACCATGTGCACGCGCACAACCTGACGCTGGTGAACTTCGAGCGTGACCCGGCTTTCGGCCAGGACGTGCGGCCAGTCGAGTATGTGACGGATGCCGAGCGCGCCACCTTCATGGGTTTTGTGCGCCCCGACGGCCGCGTCGGCACCCGCAACTTCATCGGCATTCTGTCGTCGGTCAACTGCTCCGCCACCGTCATCAAGAACATTGCGGCCCACTTCACGCCAGAGCGGCTGGCGGACTTTCCACACGTGGACGGCGTGGCCGCCTTTGCGCAAACCAGCGGCTGCGGCATGTCGTCGCCCAGCGAACATTTTGATGTGCTGCGCCGCACGTTGGCCGGCTATGCCCGCCATCCCAACCTGGCAGGGGTGCTGATTGTGGGGCTGGGCTGCGAGCGCAACCAGGTGGCGTCGCTGGTGGAATCGCAAGGCCTGCCTGAAAGCAAACTCATGCGCACGCTGGTAATGCAGGAGGTGGGCGGCACCCGCGTAACCATTGAAGCCGGCATAGCCGCCATCCGGGAGATGCTGCCTGAAGCGAATGCCGCCCGGCGTCAGCCCGTGCCGGCCAGCCATTTGAAGATTGGCCTGGAGTGCGGCGGCTCCGACGGCTTCTCCGGCATCACGGCCAATCCGGCGCTGGGCGCGGCCATGGACATTCTGGTGCGCCACGGCGGCACCGCCATCCTGTCGGAAACGCCCGAGATCCATGGTGTGGAATACATGCTGACCCGCCGCGCCGTGACCCCGGAAGTCGGCCAGAAACTGCTGGACCGGCTGGCCTGGTGGGAGCACTACACGGCGGGCCACAACGCCCAGTTCAATGGCGTGGTCGGGCACGGCAACCAGGCGGGCGGGCTGGCCAATATCTTTGAAAAATCGCTGGGCTCGGCCATGAAGGGCGGCACCACGCCGCTGCAGGCCGTGTATGAATACGCCGAGCCCATCGACCGCCACGGTTTCGTGTTCATGGATTCGCCGGGCTACGACCCGGTGGCCTCGACCGGGCAAATTGCCAGCGGCGCCAACCTGATTTGTTTTACCACTGGCCGCGGCTCGATGTTCGGCTCCAAGCCGGCGCCCACGATCAAGCTGGCCAGCAACACGCCCATGTTCACCCGCCTGGAGGAAGACATGGACCTCAATTGCGGCGCCATCCTGGACGGCAAGCTGGACGTGCCGCAAATGGGCCAGCGGATTTTCGAGGCCATCCTGCGCCATGCCTCGGGCGAGCCGACCAAAAGCGAGGCACTGGGCCTGGGCGATCACGAATTCGTGCCCTGGCACCTGGGCATTGTGAGCTGA
- the hpaI gene encoding 4-hydroxy-2-oxoheptanedioate aldolase, giving the protein MSTGNPFKAALASGQQQIGLWLSMADPYLAEVSATAGFDWLLIDGEHAPNDLRSTLAALQAVAPYRSQPVVRAVAGDVPLIKQLLDIGAQNLLVPMVDTAAQAQAIVDATRYPPRGIRGVGSAVGRASRWSARTDYLDHADSEVCLLVQAETVTALKNLEAICATDGVDGVFIGPADLAASMGHRGKPGHPEVQAAIEQAMKTIIASGKAAGSLTSDPALARHYLALGCTFVATGVDVLVYANAVRRMAADFISPGAGQAVIPSAAY; this is encoded by the coding sequence ATGAGCACCGGCAACCCCTTCAAGGCCGCACTGGCCAGTGGCCAACAGCAAATCGGCCTGTGGCTGTCCATGGCCGACCCCTATCTTGCAGAAGTCAGCGCCACCGCCGGATTCGACTGGCTGCTGATCGACGGCGAGCATGCACCCAATGACCTGCGCAGCACACTGGCCGCCCTGCAGGCCGTGGCGCCCTACCGTTCCCAGCCGGTCGTGCGGGCGGTAGCCGGCGACGTGCCGCTGATCAAGCAGCTGCTGGACATTGGCGCGCAAAACCTGCTGGTACCCATGGTCGACACAGCCGCTCAGGCCCAGGCCATCGTGGACGCGACGCGCTACCCGCCTCGGGGCATCCGGGGCGTAGGCAGTGCGGTGGGACGCGCTTCACGCTGGAGCGCGCGCACCGACTACCTCGACCACGCCGACAGCGAGGTCTGCCTGCTGGTGCAGGCGGAAACCGTCACGGCGCTGAAAAACCTGGAAGCAATTTGCGCGACAGATGGTGTGGATGGGGTGTTCATTGGCCCCGCCGATCTGGCGGCGTCCATGGGGCACCGCGGCAAACCGGGCCACCCCGAAGTGCAGGCGGCCATCGAGCAGGCCATGAAAACCATCATCGCCTCCGGCAAGGCAGCGGGCTCGCTGACCTCGGACCCGGCGCTGGCACGGCACTACCTGGCCCTGGGCTGCACCTTTGTGGCCACCGGCGTCGATGTGCTGGTCTATGCCAATGCGGTTCGGCGCATGGCGGCTGATTTCATCTCGCCCGGCGCCGGACAAGCGGTCATCCCGAGCGCAGCCTACTGA
- a CDS encoding NCS1 family nucleobase:cation symporter-1, whose product MDIRNPSPDLYNEDLAPAKTRNWGTFSIFNVWTSDVHSLWGYYLAASLFLLCGSFTNFLLAIGLSSMVIFFLMNLVGYAGVKTGVPYPVLARASFGVWGANLPALVRAVVACFWYGAQTAAASGAIVALLTRSDAIMAFHKSTHMLGHSGLEVICFVVVWALQLLIIQNGMETVRKFQDWAGPAVWVAMLVLAVGLCVKAGGFSFDHGIPQDVLLAKTKDAGVPGEPGSFWALMAVGATWITYFAALYLNFCDFSRYAKDKATVKKGNLWGLPINLILFSLVAGVTTIAAFKVYGEVLLHPEQISAKFDSWFLALLAALTFAVATLGINVVANFVSPAFDFANVFPRKISFKTGGYIAAGIALVLYPFAPWEGNAATFVGAIGATMGPLLGIILVDYYLIAKGEVNVEALYHEDGEYRYQGGWNPNALIATFIGAMFSSILPNFTSLLPSWWGIYGWFFGVAIGGIAYYALAMAMPRAAAAAHAKA is encoded by the coding sequence ATGGACATTCGCAACCCATCGCCCGACCTTTACAACGAAGACCTGGCCCCGGCAAAAACGCGGAACTGGGGCACCTTCAGCATCTTCAATGTGTGGACCTCGGACGTGCACAGCCTCTGGGGTTATTACCTGGCAGCCAGCCTGTTCCTGCTGTGCGGCAGTTTCACCAACTTTCTGCTGGCCATCGGCCTGAGCTCGATGGTGATCTTTTTCCTGATGAACCTGGTCGGCTATGCCGGCGTTAAAACCGGCGTTCCCTACCCGGTGCTGGCCCGCGCCTCCTTCGGCGTGTGGGGTGCCAACCTGCCCGCGCTGGTGCGTGCGGTGGTGGCCTGCTTCTGGTACGGCGCACAAACTGCCGCGGCCTCGGGCGCCATCGTGGCCCTGCTCACCCGCTCCGATGCCATCATGGCGTTTCACAAATCAACGCATATGCTGGGCCATTCGGGCCTGGAGGTGATTTGCTTCGTCGTCGTCTGGGCCTTGCAGCTGCTGATCATCCAGAACGGCATGGAAACCGTGCGCAAGTTCCAGGACTGGGCCGGCCCGGCGGTGTGGGTGGCCATGCTGGTGCTTGCCGTGGGCCTATGCGTCAAGGCCGGCGGCTTCTCGTTTGACCACGGCATTCCGCAGGATGTGCTGCTGGCCAAGACCAAGGATGCCGGCGTCCCCGGCGAGCCCGGCTCGTTCTGGGCACTGATGGCCGTGGGCGCCACCTGGATCACCTACTTCGCCGCGCTGTACCTGAACTTCTGCGATTTCTCGCGTTATGCCAAAGACAAGGCCACCGTCAAGAAAGGCAACCTCTGGGGCCTGCCGATCAACCTGATCCTGTTCTCGCTGGTGGCTGGCGTAACGACGATTGCCGCCTTCAAGGTGTATGGCGAGGTGCTGCTGCACCCCGAGCAGATTTCCGCCAAGTTCGACAGCTGGTTCCTGGCGCTGCTGGCCGCGCTGACCTTTGCCGTGGCGACGCTGGGCATCAACGTGGTGGCCAACTTCGTCTCGCCCGCCTTTGACTTTGCCAATGTGTTCCCGCGCAAGATCAGCTTCAAGACCGGCGGCTACATCGCGGCAGGCATCGCGCTGGTGCTCTACCCGTTTGCGCCCTGGGAAGGCAACGCGGCAACGTTTGTCGGCGCCATCGGCGCCACCATGGGGCCGCTGCTGGGCATCATCCTGGTGGACTACTACCTGATCGCCAAAGGTGAGGTCAACGTGGAAGCGCTCTACCACGAGGACGGCGAATACCGCTACCAGGGCGGCTGGAACCCCAATGCCCTCATCGCCACCTTCATTGGCGCAATGTTCTCCAGCATATTGCCCAACTTCACCAGCCTGCTGCCGTCCTGGTGGGGCATTTATGGCTGGTTCTTTGGCGTGGCCATTGGCGGCATTGCCTATTACGCGCTGGCCATGGCCATGCCCCGGGCGGCGGCTGCGGCACACGCCAAGGCCTGA